The following DNA comes from Flavobacterium sp. N3904.
GAAACCCTAGAGCGATTTGAAACGGCTCAAGCTACAAGGAGAGAAATTGTAGAAGCTTATTTAATCGATGCTGAACAAGTCATTTTTTATGATGGAATTGATGCCAAAGAAAAATTATACGCAGCTTTAGCAGAAGCTTTCTTCGGCTTGCGAATGTATAAAAAAGCCCTTCATTTCATTAAACTTTATACCGAAGATAAAGCAGAGAATTGGAAAATAAAATCCTTTAGTAAACAAATTTATAATTTGGCCGATTACCAAAAAAAAGAAAAAAATCAAATATCTACAAACAAAGATCCTTTTCATAAGAGCGAAATCTTAGATGAAGCTCAAAATGAATGTTTGAGAGCTTTAAATATTCAATTTGACCAAAAAGAGGGTGCAAATTCCGTAAAGCAAAAAGCACAAAACAAATTTGGATTGGGACTTTCTGGAGGGGGTTTTAGAGCGGCTTTATTTCATATAGGAGTTTTGGCAGCATTGGCCGAAAAAGGAAAATTAAAAGATATTGAAGTCATTTCGTGTGTTTCTGGAGGGTCAATCATAGGCACATTTTATTATCTAAAAATCAAACAATTATTCGAAAGTAAGTCGGATAAGGATATTATTCAAGAAGATTACATTAAAATAATAAAAGAAATTGAAACAGAGTTTTTGGAAGCCGTTCAAAAAAACATTCGGATGCGTTTGTTGACCAATTTTTCCAAGAATATAAAAATGTGGATGGGAGATTCCTATTCCCGTTCCAATCGATTGGGGGAATTGTACGAAGAGTTTTTCTATAAACCACTCATTGCAAAAGATTTAAAATTATGCAAACAGGATACTATTTGCATGAATGATTTATTTATTACTCCTTTTGGTACCGAAAATTTTAAATTAAGCAATGACAACTGGGAAAGGAAAAATAAAATTCCGCAGTTAATTCTAAATGCAACCGCAGTAAATACGGGACATAACTGGCAATTTACAGCTTCGTGGATGGGAGAACCACCAACTTATATTTCGGATGATTTTGATGTAAAACCCCGCTTAAGAAGGATGTACTATGAAAACGCTCCAGAGGAATATAAAAAATTCAGATTGGGATATGCCGTTGCCGCTTCTTCTTGCGTTCCCGTTTTGTTTCAGCCTTTGGTACTTAAAAATTTGTATAAAAATATTGATTTAGAATTGATTGATGGCGGTGTGCACGACAATCAGGGGATTGCTTCTATTTTGGAGCAAGAATGCAATGAAATTATTGTAAGTGATGGAAGTGCCCAAATGCCCGATGACGCAAAAAATACAGGAAGTTCGGTTTCTTTGTTTTTTCGAGTTGATTCTATTTTGCAAGAGCGATTACGGGAAATTCAATTGTTGGATTTAAAATCGCGTAAATACACTTCAATTCTCAATAAACTTACAATTGTACATTTGAAAAATGGATTGGCACAACTTCCTGTAAGTTGGTTAAATTGTACAGATGTAAATCGAAGCATTCTATACGATAAGGAGGTTGAAGATGAAAATTCACTTTTGAAGTATGGTATTATGAAGAAAATCCAAAAAGGACTTAGTGAAGTAAGAACCGATTTGGATTCTTTCAATGATCTTGAGGCTTATGCATTAATGTATAGTGGTTACCAACAAATGATGCATGAAAACACTTCGCTAAATTTAAAAAGAGAAAACTGGAATTTTTTAAAAGTAGCTGAAAGTTGTACGCTTCCAGAAAAAGAAAAAAAACTTGTTAATCAATTGAAAGTAAGTAGTTTTGTTCCTTTTAAGATTGTTCGAATGTCGAAACCTTTTAGTTATTCTGTTTTGGGTATAGGTGTTTTGGTCCTAATTTATATTTTGTATGTATTGATTATCCATTGGAATAATACTGCTCCTTTGTATCAATTTGATGTTTCTTATAGTTTTATTGGACTAACATTGATTGTTTTTTTAGTTGGATTTTTGTCTAAATTTTTGGCCAAAGTGATCAATATCGAAAGTGTGATTAAGAGAAAAGCGGCTCTGTTGCTGTTATTAACTGTTGGCTGCGTGTTTTTTAAAATTTATATTCAAATTTTCAACCCATTTTATAATAAGTTAGGGAAAATAAAATAATTTACCATTCAAATTTCGAATTTGATTGGCTTTGCTTTTTCTTAATTATCGAGTCTCTTAAAAGTATTTATTTAGACTTATTTTGTTTTGTATAATTTTCTGTATTCAAGTAATTTATGATGATTTAATCCGCAAAATTGCTTAAATTTGAGTGTAAAATATTCTTTATTTTATAAAGGCTAAATTTAATTTTTTTGGTTTAAAGTAGTTCTACATTTAAATTAGTATAGTATGGCATTTATAGATTATTACAAGGTATTAGAAATTGATAAAAGCGCAACGGAAGCCGATATAAAAAAGGCATACCGAAAATTAGCGCGCAAGTACCATCCTGATTTAAATCCAAACGATAAAGAAGCTGAAAGAAAATTTAAGGAACTCAATGAAGCCAATGAAGTTTTGAGCCATCCTGAGAATCGTAAAAAATATGATCAGTATGGAGAAAATTGGCAACATGGCGAGGAATATGAAAAAGCACGACAACAGCAACAGCAATATCAAAACAGTGGCGGTCAGCAAGGCGGTTTTGGAGGCTTTTCTGGAGGAGGAGATTATTCAGATTTTTTCGAGTCCATGTTTGGAGGAGGTGCTTCAAGAGGAAGAGGTCGAACAGCCGCTTTTAAAGGACAGGATTTTAATGCCGAATTGCACTTGGACTTAAAAGATGTTTATACTACTCACAAACGTACGCTTACAATCAATGGAAAAAACATACGTTTGACCATTCCTGCCGGCGTTGAAAATGGTCAAGTTATAAAGATTTCTGGTCAAGGTGGTGAAGGAGCAAATGGTGGTTCTAAAGGGGATTTGTACCTTACTTTTACAATAGAAAATCATACTAATTTTAAATTGGACAAAAACAATTTATACACAACCGTTGATTTAAATTTATATACAGCCATTTTGGGAGGAGAAATTACCGCCAACACTTTTGACGGGAAAGTAAAATTAACCGTAAAACCGGGAACTCAAAATGGAACCAAAGTCAAACTAAAAGGAAAAGGCTTTCCTATTTATAAAAAAGAAGGCGAATTTGGAGATTTATACATTTCCTATCAAATTGTAATCCCCACAAATCTTACTGAAAAAGAAAAAGGACTATTCATTGAACTTGCTAAGCTTAGAACGATATGAGAACCGATAACTTAATACTTTTAAAAGCAGTTAGCTCTCATTATCAAATAGAGCTTTCTTTCTTTACTCATCTTAATGATTTAGGATTAATTGAAATTGAAATTATGGAAGAATCTCCTTATATTCACGAAAATCAAATGCATAATTTGGAAAGAATGATTCGAATACACCACGAATTGGAAGTGAATCCGGAAGGAATTGATGTTGTTTTTAATCTTTTACAGAAAATTGAACATTTGAAAAAAGATTTGATTGCAACTCAAAACAGACTTCGATTATATGAAAGTTAGATTCCTCATAAGATTTATTTTGGAACTAATATTACAAAGAAACTTAATGGAATATTTGTAAAGTGCGAGTGTCATTAGTAGTAGAAATTAATTTATAAACTGCATGGATAGTATTTATAGAATTATAGAATTATTCAAAGCTTTTCTTCTAGAAATTGGCGAATTGTCCTATTTTGCAGGCCGTTTTTTTAAAGAAGTTTTCAAACCTCCTTTAGAATTTAAAGAATTTCTCAGACAGTGTTATAATATGGGAAACCGATCTTTACTGCTAGTAGGGGTCACGGGTTTTATTATAGGATTGGTTTTTACTTTGCAGTCTAGACCCACTTTGCAGCAATTTGGTGCTGTTTCCTGGATTCCTGCCATGGTGAGTGTCTCTATCATTAGAGAAATTGGGCCTATTATTACAGCGTTAATTTGTGCGGGTCGAATAGGTTCTGGAATTGGAGCCGAATTGGGTTCAATGCGTGTTACAGAACAAATCGACGCGATGGAAGTTTCTGGTACAAACCCTTTTAAATATTTGGTTGTTACTCGAATATTAGCCACCACTTTAATGCTTCCCGTTTTAGTTTTTTTTGGTGATGCAGTAGCCCTTTTGGGTTCGTTTTTGGTCGAAAATCTAAAAGGAGATGTATCCCTTTTGCTGTATTTAACACAGGTTTTTAATCATCTTGAATTTTTTGATGTTATACCTTCAACCATAAAAACATTCTTTTTTGGTTTTGCCATAGGCTTGGTCGGATGTTTTAAAGGATATTATTGTAACAAAGGAACTGCAGGAGTAGGGCTTGCCGCAAACTCAGCAGTAGTGTTTTCATCGATGTTGCTTTTTATAATAGATTTTATAGCTGTTTTTGTTTCTAATATTTTTTATGATGTCTGATACTTTCCAACCAAATTCGACTGCAACAAATCCAATTATTATAATTAAAGATTTGAAAAAAAGCTATGGTGAAAATCATGTTTTGAATGGGTTTAATATGGAGTTGAATGAAGGAGAGAATTTGGTCATTATGGGCAAATCGGGTTCAGGTAAATCGGTAATGATAAAATGCTTGATTGGATTGGATCAGCCCGATAGCGGGAGTATAGAAGTAATGGGAAAAAATATTCTCGCCCTTTCCAGAGAAGCACTAGACGAACTTCGAACCGAAGTGGGTTTTCTATTTCAAGGTAGTGCTCTCTATGATTCGATGTCAGTACGCGAAAATCTGGAATTTCCTTTGCGAAGACACACCAAAAAATTTGGATATATAAAAGATACCACCCCATTAGTTATGGAGGCGTTAGAAAGTGTTGGCCTTGCCAATACTATAGATTTAATGCCCAATGAGCTTTCGGGCGGAATGAAACGAAGAATTGCTTTGGCAAGAACTTTAATTTTATTACCAAAAATTATCTTGTATGACGAACCCACAACAGGATTGGATCCTATTACATCCAAAGAAATTCTATTGTTGATGAAGTCTATTCAAAAAAAATACAACACTTCGTCTATAATTATAACACACGATGTGGATTGTGCTAGAATGATATCCAATCGAATGATTTTATTAATTGATGGAATAAATTATGCTGAAGGAACTTTTGAAAGTTTATCAATTTCTAAAGATCCAAAAGTACAAGCTTTCTTTAAATAAGTTTAAAGGTTTAAAGTTTAAGGTTTAAGAGTTTAAAAGTTACTGAGAGTCAAGAATTTGGATCAAAGAAAAATAGTGTTGATAATATTAAAAAAAATAGCTTTATAAGTTCGTAAATACGACTAAATTAATTTAGCATTTGGAAGCAATTATTAACTTTTAGATACTTAGGAACTTAGTATCTTAGAAACTAATATAAAAAAAATGGAAAAAACAGCTTCAGAAAAAATCAAATTGGCTCTTTTTGTAATCATAGGGGGGATACTCTTCGTATTGGTGGTTTATTTTATTGGCAACAAGCAAAAAATGTTTGGAAAAACCGATCATATAACAGCTGTTTTTAATAATGTTAATGGTCTGCAATTGGGAAATAACGTTCGGTATTCGGGTATAAATGTTGGTACCGTTCGAGGCATCGAAATGATTAATGATTCTACCATAAATGTAGATTTGATTATCGATAAATCTATTTTTCCGCATATCAAAAAAAATGCTGTTGCAACTATTGGTTCTGATGGATTGGTAGGAAGCATGGTCATCAATATCATTCCAGGCAAAGGAAATCAACCGCAAATCCAGCCTGGAGATGTCATTCAATCGTTAGGACGTATTCGAACTGATGAACTGTTGAGTACTTTGAGTGTGACCAATAAAAATGCTGCTTTACTTACAGCCGATTTACTTAAAATAACCAAAGAAATAACGAAAGGAAAAGGAACTGTAGGTACTTTGGTCAACGACACTCTTATGGCTTCAGATTTGAAACAAACGATGCAATATCTCAAAATGACAACCCAAGGAACGGCTACAACTGTTGATAATTTGAATAAAATTGTCGTATCGTTAAATGATAAAAATAGTGTAATTGGAGTCCTTAAAGATACGGCTGTAGCCAATAAATTAAAAAAAATAATTGTTAATTTAGACAATTCAAGTAATGAAATTAACAAAGTAGTAACCAATTTAAAC
Coding sequences within:
- a CDS encoding J domain-containing protein yields the protein MAFIDYYKVLEIDKSATEADIKKAYRKLARKYHPDLNPNDKEAERKFKELNEANEVLSHPENRKKYDQYGENWQHGEEYEKARQQQQQYQNSGGQQGGFGGFSGGGDYSDFFESMFGGGASRGRGRTAAFKGQDFNAELHLDLKDVYTTHKRTLTINGKNIRLTIPAGVENGQVIKISGQGGEGANGGSKGDLYLTFTIENHTNFKLDKNNLYTTVDLNLYTAILGGEITANTFDGKVKLTVKPGTQNGTKVKLKGKGFPIYKKEGEFGDLYISYQIVIPTNLTEKEKGLFIELAKLRTI
- a CDS encoding patatin-like phospholipase family protein, whose translation is MEGKKLAIELAKNYLRGEDISNTINIDELYENLTQYEQYGYAAEVLMKKIADNEAEGTEIKLSKYQDLADNVYKDSTLSSYFKFDKAINILKSFCDLEHTKNSRTLGIAGEIYKNKWKFDHQFHNLLQSRAYYKKGYLIWKNKMHKSIQTETDCVNTAVNYAHLNELIVIENLERLSETSEITSETLERFETAQATRREIVEAYLIDAEQVIFYDGIDAKEKLYAALAEAFFGLRMYKKALHFIKLYTEDKAENWKIKSFSKQIYNLADYQKKEKNQISTNKDPFHKSEILDEAQNECLRALNIQFDQKEGANSVKQKAQNKFGLGLSGGGFRAALFHIGVLAALAEKGKLKDIEVISCVSGGSIIGTFYYLKIKQLFESKSDKDIIQEDYIKIIKEIETEFLEAVQKNIRMRLLTNFSKNIKMWMGDSYSRSNRLGELYEEFFYKPLIAKDLKLCKQDTICMNDLFITPFGTENFKLSNDNWERKNKIPQLILNATAVNTGHNWQFTASWMGEPPTYISDDFDVKPRLRRMYYENAPEEYKKFRLGYAVAASSCVPVLFQPLVLKNLYKNIDLELIDGGVHDNQGIASILEQECNEIIVSDGSAQMPDDAKNTGSSVSLFFRVDSILQERLREIQLLDLKSRKYTSILNKLTIVHLKNGLAQLPVSWLNCTDVNRSILYDKEVEDENSLLKYGIMKKIQKGLSEVRTDLDSFNDLEAYALMYSGYQQMMHENTSLNLKRENWNFLKVAESCTLPEKEKKLVNQLKVSSFVPFKIVRMSKPFSYSVLGIGVLVLIYILYVLIIHWNNTAPLYQFDVSYSFIGLTLIVFLVGFLSKFLAKVINIESVIKRKAALLLLLTVGCVFFKIYIQIFNPFYNKLGKIK
- a CDS encoding chaperone modulator CbpM, coding for MRTDNLILLKAVSSHYQIELSFFTHLNDLGLIEIEIMEESPYIHENQMHNLERMIRIHHELEVNPEGIDVVFNLLQKIEHLKKDLIATQNRLRLYES
- a CDS encoding MlaE family ABC transporter permease encodes the protein MDSIYRIIELFKAFLLEIGELSYFAGRFFKEVFKPPLEFKEFLRQCYNMGNRSLLLVGVTGFIIGLVFTLQSRPTLQQFGAVSWIPAMVSVSIIREIGPIITALICAGRIGSGIGAELGSMRVTEQIDAMEVSGTNPFKYLVVTRILATTLMLPVLVFFGDAVALLGSFLVENLKGDVSLLLYLTQVFNHLEFFDVIPSTIKTFFFGFAIGLVGCFKGYYCNKGTAGVGLAANSAVVFSSMLLFIIDFIAVFVSNIFYDV
- a CDS encoding ABC transporter ATP-binding protein, coding for MSDTFQPNSTATNPIIIIKDLKKSYGENHVLNGFNMELNEGENLVIMGKSGSGKSVMIKCLIGLDQPDSGSIEVMGKNILALSREALDELRTEVGFLFQGSALYDSMSVRENLEFPLRRHTKKFGYIKDTTPLVMEALESVGLANTIDLMPNELSGGMKRRIALARTLILLPKIILYDEPTTGLDPITSKEILLLMKSIQKKYNTSSIIITHDVDCARMISNRMILLIDGINYAEGTFESLSISKDPKVQAFFK
- a CDS encoding MlaD family protein, producing MEKTASEKIKLALFVIIGGILFVLVVYFIGNKQKMFGKTDHITAVFNNVNGLQLGNNVRYSGINVGTVRGIEMINDSTINVDLIIDKSIFPHIKKNAVATIGSDGLVGSMVINIIPGKGNQPQIQPGDVIQSLGRIRTDELLSTLSVTNKNAALLTADLLKITKEITKGKGTVGTLVNDTLMASDLKQTMQYLKMTTQGTATTVDNLNKIVVSLNDKNSVIGVLKDTAVANKLKKIIVNLDNSSNEINKVVTNLNGTILNMKNGKGAINYLSNDPKLVKKIDSTMTNINQASIKLNEDLEALKSNFLFRGYFKQQEKEKKKALKN